In the Posidoniimonas corsicana genome, one interval contains:
- a CDS encoding TadE/TadG family type IV pilus assembly protein — MPKHRYPPRAHYAVRRRGATIVEFALTAPILLMLVFAGIEFSRANMLLHTAAISATEGARKGIVSGATAKDVKEAAFAELQPLGIRSARVIVKPDEINPETDMITVGVCVPLTTDNFYMTPKFFLGEDVIKVVSITREAKSGKDAKAKAAAATKSVAADLAGGLGDAIGDVLDDLLPGLPLGGDDDDDDD, encoded by the coding sequence ATGCCGAAGCACCGCTACCCCCCCCGCGCCCACTACGCCGTCCGGCGGCGTGGCGCCACGATCGTCGAGTTCGCGCTCACCGCGCCGATCCTGCTGATGCTGGTGTTCGCCGGCATCGAGTTCAGCCGCGCCAACATGCTGCTGCACACCGCGGCGATCAGCGCGACCGAGGGCGCCCGCAAGGGGATTGTCTCCGGCGCCACGGCCAAGGACGTGAAGGAGGCGGCGTTCGCCGAGCTGCAGCCGCTGGGCATCCGCTCCGCCCGCGTGATCGTCAAGCCGGACGAGATCAATCCCGAAACCGACATGATCACGGTCGGCGTCTGCGTGCCGCTGACCACCGACAACTTCTACATGACGCCCAAGTTCTTCCTCGGCGAAGACGTCATCAAGGTGGTGTCCATCACCCGCGAGGCGAAGAGCGGCAAGGACGCCAAGGCCAAGGCCGCCGCCGCCACGAAAAGCGTCGCCGCGGACCTGGCCGGCGGGCTGGGCGACGCGATAGGCGACGTGCTGGACGATCTCTTGCCTGGGCTGCCGCTGGGCGGGGACGACGACGATGACGATGACTAG